One part of the Humulus lupulus chromosome 9, drHumLupu1.1, whole genome shotgun sequence genome encodes these proteins:
- the LOC133800741 gene encoding protein VERNALIZATION 3-like: protein MPRDIRDPLVVGRIIGDVLDPFTRSVSLKVFYGNSREVNNGCELKPSQIVNQPRVDIGGDDLRTFYTLVMVDPDAPSPSNPNLREYLHWLVTDIPGTTGPSFGQEVVCYESPRPTAGIHRYVFVLFRQLGRQTVFAPGWRQNFNTKDFAELYNLGLPVAALYYNCQRETGSGGRRPT, encoded by the exons ATGCCTAGAGATATCAGGGACCCTCTTGTGGTTGGTAGGATTATAGGAGATGTTTTGGACCCTTTTACAAGGTCGGTCTCTCTTAAAGTGTTTTATGGTAATAGTAGAGAGGTCAACAATGGTTGTGAACTTAAACCTTCCCAAATTGTCAACCAACCTCGAGTCGACATTGGTGGGGATGACCTAAGAACCTTCTACACTTTG GTTATGGTCGATCCGGATGCTCCTAGCCCCAGTAACCCCAATCTAAGGGAGTACCTGCATTG gttggtgaccgaTATTCCTGGAACTACCGGGCCAAGCTTCG GACAAGAGGTTGTGTGCTACGAGAGCCCAAGGCCGACGGCGGGGATTCATAGGTATGTGTTTGTGTTGTTCCGGCAATTGGGAAGGCAAACTGTGTTCGCGCCGGGGTGGCGTCAGAACTTCAACACCAAAGACTTTGCTGAGCTTTATAACCTTGGTTTGCCTGTTGCTGCCCTTTATTACAACTGCCAAAGGGAGACTGGCTCTGGGGGCAGGAGGCCCACATAG